The following coding sequences are from one Capsicum annuum cultivar UCD-10X-F1 chromosome 3, UCD10Xv1.1, whole genome shotgun sequence window:
- the LOC107862887 gene encoding DEK domain-containing chromatin-associated protein 1, with the protein MASEKETLDDKKPDEVMEEQRSKDKEKEEESSVQGKEEEKKTVEAPEKEEKEAVDEMEVDKKDVEEEKTVKKGKKKEESTEEEPVTPISRPTRERKTVERYSVPSEARSSTPKPLAIKKGSGTQLKDIPNVAYKLSKRKPDDNLQMLHNILYGKKTKVHSLKKNIGQFSGFVWVENEEKQRGKIKEKLDKCVKEKLLDFCDVLNIPVSRTSAKKDELSVKLLEFLESPHPTTDSLLADKEQTGKKQKRKDSASKSTGSSDKSVKKHQKSEVGVKRKQSSKTEEEEADDKQSSDSDQEESGSEKEDEAPKEGSDQEESGSEKDEKEEVEEKLKKSKSNEKIYSKESAKKDSGSKVAEKSKAIEKGSSAKSLKSSSKSTPSSSASKKGASATDSTPKPKKEKAEKKSKKEETESVKENTSSKKQSSKSTSKVPEKGKGKSVKKAQEEPTREEMHAVIAIILKKVDFNTATLSDIIRQLGTHFDLDLMHRKAEVKAIITEVINSMSDEEEEDEPEGDNDAEKSEGDDSDA; encoded by the exons ATGGCGTCCGAGAAAGAAACCCTAGATGACAAGAAACCAGATGAGGTGATGGAGGAACAACGATCAAAGGAtaaggaaaaggaagaagaatCTTCCGTACAAGGtaaggaagaagagaaaaaaactgttgaagcaccaGAGAAGGAGGAAAAAGAGGCTGTAGATGAAATGGAAGTTGACAAAAAAGACGTGGAAGAAGAAAAAACAGTGAAGAAGggaaagaagaaggaggagagtACGGAAGAGGAGCCGGTGACACCGATCTCAAGGCCGACTAGGGAAAGGAAAACTGTGGAGCGCTACTCCGTGCCTTCAGAGGCTAGAAGTTCTACGCCTAAGCCATTGGCAATTAAGAAG GGTAGTGGTACTCAGCTGAAGGATATACCTAATG tgGCTTATAAACTATCAAAGAGAAAGCCGGATGACAACCTACAAATGCTTCACAACATTCTTTATGGCAAGAAAACAAAG GTACATAGTTTGAAGAAAAACATAGGGCAGTTTTCAGGATTTGTTTGGGTCGAAAATGAG GAAAAACAAAGGGGGAAAATCAAAGAGAAGCTGGACAAGTGTGTTAAGGAAAAGCTGCTGGATTTTTGTGATGTCCTCAATATCCCAGTGAGCAGAACTTCTGCAAAGAAG GATGAGCTCTCAGTGAAATTATTAGAATTCCTGGAATCTCCTCATCCGACAACAGATTCCTTGCTTGCTGATAAGGAACAG ACGGGTAAGAAGCAAAAGAGAAAGGACTCGGCTAGCAAAAGCACAGGTTCCTCGGATAAGTCAGTTAAG AAGCATCAGAAATCTGAAGTTGGGGTAAAACGCAAGCAGTCATCAAAAACTGAGGAAGAAGAAGCTGATGATAAGCAATCATCAGATAGTGATCAGGAAGAGAGTGGTTCTGAGAAAGAGGATGAAGCTCCTAAAGAAGGAAGTGATCAGGAAGAGAGTGGTTCTGAGAAAGATGAGAAAGAGGAAGTGgaagagaaattgaagaaaagtaaGTCTAATGAGAAAATTTATTCAAAGGAAAGTGCGAAGAAGGATTCTGGGAGTAAAGTGGCAGAGAAGTCGAAGGCCATAGAAAAAGGTAGCTCTGCTAAGTCCTTGAAAAGTTCATCAAAATCTACCCCTTCAAGTTCAGCTTCCAAGAAAGGTGCTTCTGCTACCGATTCAACACCTAAACCCAAGAAAGAAAAAGctgaaaagaaaagtaaaaaagaagaaaCTGAATCTGTGAAGGAAAATACTTCAAGCAAGAAACAGTCAAGCAAGTCTACTTCAAAGGTTCCTGAAAAAG GAAAAGGGAAGAGTGTAAAGAAGGCCCAGGAAGAGCCCACCAGAGAAGAAATGCATGCAGTAATAGCAATTATTCTGAAAAAAGTGGATTTTAACACT GCAACTTTATCTGATATTATCAGGCAACTAG GTACCCACTTTGATCTGGATTTGATGCACAGAAAAGCAGAGGTAAAGGCTATAATAACTGAAGTAATAAATAGCATGAGTGATGAGGAAGAAGAGGACGAACCAGAGGGTGATAATGATGCAGAAAAGTCTGAAGGCGATGACAGTGATGCTTGA